One region of Acropora muricata isolate sample 2 chromosome 13, ASM3666990v1, whole genome shotgun sequence genomic DNA includes:
- the LOC136895491 gene encoding tetratricopeptide repeat protein 28-like produces MEVGDRAGEEKAYQNLPYAFQSLNDFRNAIKYHEKHLEIAIEAGHRVGEGNAYGSLGNAYQSLGDFRKAIEYHQKHLEIAKEVSDRVAEGSGYGNLGNAYQSLGDFRKAIEYHAKYLEIAIEVGDRVGEGDAYGGLGIAYHSLGDFRKTIKYHEKHLEIAKEVSDRVGEGNAYGNLGNAYDSLGDFRKAIEYLEKSLEIEKEVSDPVGEGSAYGNLGNVYYSLGDLRKAIKYHEKHLEIAKEMSDRVGEGSAYGNLGIAYHSLGDFRKAIQYHEKHLEIAKEVSDPVGEGSAYGSLGNTYMSLGDFRKAIEYQEKRLEIAIEVGHRVGEGNAYGNLGNTYQSLGDFRKAIEYQEKRLEIAIEVGHRVGEGNAYGNLGNTYQSLGDFRKAIEYHEKRLEIAIEVGHRVGEGNAYGSLGNTYMSLGDFRKAIEYHENCLEIAKEVSGRVGEGSAYGNLGNAYQSLGDFRKAIEYHEKHLEIAIEVGHRVGEGNAYGSLGTAYHSLGDFGKAIEYREKHLEIAIEVGHRAGEGMSHHNIGHGYFSLGQFENAWDKFVSAVKVFNTLRSFLKSEDDWKINFRELHDKSYCAMWRSLLRIGKIDEALFAADEGRAQTLADKLWIQYKLALPSSDFTDDSKERISRFLTELSIPIIFLATEGLAINIWFLSRGKEIAFRKQRIEASITGKDPIRVLLEAILEKIRPGNAAETCEDRTFGRELYNEFPSSGEVCGEEVGNPPLPPSNNAFKPFYDAVIGPIEDLLGPEDDELVIVSDGALSFIPWAAVIESIKIRIVPSLKSYQLISSVPEGYHKKTGALLVGNPCTKELKKPLGPLPFAQKEVEMIAAILKNTPLVGKQATKAEVMKRMSSVGLIHIAAHGNEVTGQIVLSPNPGWTQFPKEEDYILKMSDVQAANLRARLVVLSSCHSGRGRISKGEGVVGIARAFLAAGARSVLVALWAIDDEATMEFMKRFYQHLKEGKTASAAVHQSIKSLRESEEFSEMWDWAPFQLIGDDVKIEFDAKDDLSE; encoded by the coding sequence atGGAAGTCGGTGATCGTGCAGGAGAAGAAAAAGCATACCAAAATCTCCCTTATGCTTTCCAGTCACTTAATGACTTCCGAAatgccattaagtatcatgagaaacatttagaaatagcaatagaagccggtcatcgggtcggagaaggaaacgcctatggaagtctcggtaatgcttaccagtcattgggtgacttccgaaaagccattgagtatcatcagaaacatttagaaattgcaaaagaagtcagtGATCGGGTCGCAGAAGGAAGCggctacggaaatctcggtaatgcttaccagtcattgggtgacttccgaaaagccattgaataccATGCGAAATatttagaaatagcaatagaagtcggtgatcgggtcggagaaggagacgcctatggaggtctcggtattgcttaccactcattgggtgacttccgaaaaaccattaagtatcatgagaaacatttagaaattgcaaaagaagtcagtgatcgggtcggagaaggaaacgcctatggaaatctcggtaatgcttacgactcattgggtgacttccgaaaagccattgagtatctcgAGAAAAGTttagaaattgaaaaagaagtcAGTGATCCggtcggagaaggaagcgcctatggaaatctcggtaatgtttactactcactgggtgacctccgaaaagccattaagtatcatgagaaacatttagaaattgcaaaagaaatgagtGATCGAGTCGGAGAAGGaagcgcctatggaaatctcggtattgcttaccactcattgggtgacttccgaaaagccattcagtatcacgagaaacatttagaaattgcaaaagaagtcagtgatccggtcggagaaggaagcgcctatggaagtctcggtaatacttacatgtcattgggtgacttccgaaaagccattgagtatcaggAGAAACGtttagaaatagcaatagaagtcggtcatcgggtcggagaaggaaacgcctatggaaatctcggtaatacttaccagtcattgggtgacttccgaaaagccattgagtatcaggAGAAACGtttagaaatagcaatagaagtcggtcatcgggtcggagaaggaaacgcctatggaaatctcggtaatacttaccagtcattgggtgacttccgaaaagccattgagtatcatgagaaacgtttagaaatagcaatagaagtcggtcatcgggtcggagaaggaaacgcctatggaagtctcggtaatacttacatgtcattgggtgacttccgaaaagccattgagtatcatgagaattgtttagaaattgcaaaagaagtcagtggtcgggtcggagaaggaagcgcctatggaaatctcggtaatgcttaccagtcattgggtgacttccgaaaagccattgagtatcatgagaaacatttagaaatagcaatagaagtcggtcatcgggtcggagagggaaacgcctatggaagtctcggtactgcttaccattcattgggtgacttcggaaaagccatcgagtatcgtgagaaacatttagaaattgcaatagaagtcggtcatcgggCAGGAGAGGGGATGTCTCACCACAATATTGGTCATGGATACTTTTCTCTtggacaatttgaaaacgcctgGGATAAATTCGTTTCCGCTGTCAAAGTCTTTAATACTTTGAGATCTTTCCTGAAGTCTgaagatgattggaaaataaactttcgtgaaCTTCACGACAAGTCGTACTGTGCCATGTGGAGGTCGTTGCTGAGAATTGGAAAGATCGATGAAGCTTTGTTTGCTGCTGAcgaaggacgagcgcagacatTGGCTGACAAATTGTGGATTCAATATAAACTTGCACTGCCCTCATCAGATTTCACAGATGACTCCAAAGAGAGAATATCTCGGTTCTTAACAGAGCTTTCTATCCcaattatatttttagcaactgaAGGACTTGCGATCAACATCTGGTTCCTGAGCAGGGGAAAGGAGATTGCATTTCGAAAACAGAGGATAGAGGCTAGTATCACAGGCAAAGATCCCATACGCGTCTTACTAGaagcaattttagaaaaaatcaGACCTGGTAATGCGGCAGAAacatgtgaagatcgcacatttggcCGCGAACTCTACAATGAATTCCCGTCTAGCGGAGAAGTGTGTGGTGAAGAAGTTGGAAACCCACCATTGCCCCCTTCAAACAATgcttttaagccattttatgatgcagttattggacCAATTGAGGATTTGCTTGGACCTgaagacgacgagttggtcattgtttctgacggTGCGCTGAGCTTTATCCCTTGGGCCGCAGTAATTGAATCGATTAAGATTCGCATTGTCCCCTCTCTTaaaagttatcaattgatctcaagtgtacccgaaggctatcacaagaagacaggggcgcttttggtcggaaatccgtgcacAAAAGAGTTGAAGAAGCCTTTAGGGCCCTTACCATttgctcaaaaggaagtagaaatgattgcagcaaTTCTTAAGAATACACCTCTAGTCGGgaaacaggcaacaaaagctgaagtaatgaaacggatgtcgtcagttggtttaattcatattgctgcccacggaaacgaggTCACTGGGCAAATTGtattgtctccaaaccctggatggacccAATTCCCGAAAGAAGAAgattatattttgaaaatgtccgatgtacaagcggccaatcttcgagctcgtcttgtggtgttaagcagttgtcacagtggacgaggcagaatctcgaagggtgagggtgtggtcggtatcgcacgtgccttcttggcagctggtgctcgttctgtgttggtggccctgtgggcaatagatgacgaagctaccatggagtttatgaaacgtttctaccaacacctgaaagaaggaaaaaccgccagtgctgctgttcaccaatcgatcaaatcccttcgtgaatctgaggagttttctgagatgTGGGACTGGGCTCCATTTCAACTTattggagatgacgtcaagattgaattcgacgCGAAAGATGACCTCAGTGAATga